A section of the Macadamia integrifolia cultivar HAES 741 chromosome 9, SCU_Mint_v3, whole genome shotgun sequence genome encodes:
- the LOC122089345 gene encoding ADP,ATP carrier protein 1, mitochondrial-like, whose translation MVADQPQHPTVLQKVTGQLNLGSSLCHNARPAMYQRRFAFGNYCNAEVQGPLMQSCNGNMDLSMVTSAASPVFVQAPKEKNFTNFAIDFLMGGVSAAVSKTAAAPIERVKLLIQNQDEMIKAGRLSEPYKGIGDCFSRTMKDEGVMSLWRGNTANVIRYFPTQALNFAFKDYFKRLFNFKKEKDGYWTWFAGNLASGGGAGASSLLFVYSLDYARTRLANDSKAAKKGGERQFNGLVDVYRKTLKSDGIAGLYRGFNISCVGIIVYRGLYFGLYDSLKPVVLTGSLEDSFFASFALGWLITNGAGLASYPIDTVRRRMMMTSGEAVKYKGSLDAFSQILKNEGPKSLFKGAGANVLRAVAGAGVLAGYDKLQLIVFGKKYGSGGG comes from the exons ATGGTGGCTGATCAGCCTCAGCACCCTACGGTCCTCCAAAAGGTCACCGGGCAGCTAAATCTTGGATCGAGTCTTTGCCATAATGCTAGGCCGGCAATGTACCAGAGGCGTTTTGCCTTTGGTAACTATTGCAATGCGGAAGTGCAGGGCCCATTGATGCAGTCATGCAATGGGAACATGGATCTGTCCATGGTCACCTCTGCTGCTTCACCAGTCTTTGTCCAGGCCCCCAAGGAGAAAAACTTCACCAACTTTGCTATTGATTTCCTCATGGGTGGAGTATCTGCAGCTGTATCCAAGACAGCAGCTGCACCTATAGAGCGTGTTAAGCTTTTGATTCAGAACCAAGATGAAATGATCAAGGCTGGTCGTCTTTCTGAGCCCTACAAGGGTATTGGGGACTGTTTCAGCCGGACAATGAAGGATGAAGGGGTCATGTCATTGTGGAGAGGGAACACTGCAAATGTCATCCGTTATTTCCCTACACAG GCCTTGAACTTTGCCTTTAAGGATTACTTCAAGAGGTTGTTTAATTTCAAGAAAGAGAAGGATGGATACTGGACATGGTTCGCAGGCAACTTGGCTTCCGGTGGTGGTGCTGGTGCCTCGTCTTTGCTATTTGTCTATTCCCTGGACTATGCTAGAACCCGTCTCGCTAATGATTCTAAGGCAgcaaagaaaggaggagagagacaatTTAATGGTCTGGTCGATGTCTACAGAAAGACACTCAAATCTGATGGTATTGCTGGGCTTTACCGTGGATTCAACATCTCATGTGTTGGAATCATTGTTTACCGTGGTCTATACTTCGGATTGTATGATTCTTTGAAGCCAGTCGTTCTCACTGGAAGCTTGGAG GATAGTTTCTTTGCTAGCTTTGCATTGGGTTGGCTTATCACCAATGGTGCTGGTCTTGCATCCTACCCGATTGACACTGTTCGTAGAAGAATGATGATGACGTCTGGTGAAGCCGTCAAGTACAAGGGCTCACTGGATGCTTTCTCacaaattttgaagaatgagGGACCCAAATCTCTGTTCAAGGGTGCAGGAGCAAACGTTCTCCGTGCAGTTGCAGGTGCCGGTGTGCTTGCCGGTTATGACAAGCTGCAGTTAATCGTTTTTGGAAAGAAGTATGGGTCTGGTGGCGGCTAA